One window of Kiritimatiellia bacterium genomic DNA carries:
- the gspE gene encoding type II secretion system ATPase GspE, with product MTANDEYIVEILESVGLITHQQGVEALKTAQDADKPVVDVLAERQFATKSDILKALANQFGMEFIRLNAADIDQSVIDLVPGEIARRYRVVPVYRMDNTIAVAISDPLDVETLDSLRYVLRCDVTGVVAMPEEIEAAINQCYPAAGTTVASMYDELTEGTVTMPGEKPPSLEGEDEVTEADAPIIKLVSLIILEAFRSRASDIHLEPLEKKFRVRYRIDGVLHEVESPPKRLQSAIISRVKIMANMSIAEKRLPQDGRIQINVMGRDLDLRVSSVPSNHGESIVMRILDKEGLALGLPKLGFFSDDQQTFERLIGLSDGIILVTGPTGSGKTTTLYACLNHINKPDRKIITVEDPVEYQIAGINQVHVRADIGLTFAAALRSILRQAPNIIMIGEIRDLETAEIAVNASLTGHLVFSTLHTNDAPSAVTRLIDIGVKPFLVASSTRAIMAQRLVRRICERCKEPVRPTDAELRALGALAGEVSAAQLFRGRGCPECNYTGYRGRLGIFEIFVITDEIRHMIYERVSASQLRARARQLGMRTLREDGIRKVVAGLTTLEEVIRATMGDSN from the coding sequence GTGACTGCAAACGACGAATACATCGTCGAGATTCTCGAAAGCGTTGGGCTGATTACGCACCAGCAGGGCGTTGAGGCCCTCAAAACGGCTCAGGATGCTGACAAACCGGTTGTGGACGTGCTTGCCGAACGTCAGTTTGCGACGAAGAGCGATATTCTCAAAGCCCTCGCCAATCAGTTCGGCATGGAGTTCATCCGGCTCAATGCGGCCGACATCGACCAGAGCGTGATCGACCTTGTCCCCGGCGAGATCGCGCGCCGATATCGCGTCGTCCCCGTTTACCGAATGGACAACACGATCGCCGTTGCAATCAGCGATCCCCTCGACGTCGAGACGCTCGACAGCCTGCGATATGTGCTCCGATGCGATGTCACCGGCGTCGTGGCCATGCCGGAAGAAATCGAAGCGGCAATCAACCAGTGTTACCCGGCCGCAGGGACGACCGTCGCCTCGATGTATGATGAATTGACGGAAGGCACAGTTACCATGCCCGGCGAAAAGCCGCCGAGCCTGGAGGGCGAGGACGAGGTGACCGAGGCCGACGCCCCGATCATCAAACTGGTTAGCCTGATCATCCTCGAGGCGTTCCGCAGCCGGGCATCGGACATACACCTCGAGCCGCTCGAGAAGAAATTCAGAGTGCGCTACCGCATCGATGGCGTATTGCACGAGGTCGAGAGCCCGCCCAAGCGGCTTCAATCCGCGATCATCAGCCGCGTTAAGATCATGGCGAACATGAGCATCGCCGAAAAGCGGTTGCCGCAGGACGGGCGCATCCAAATCAATGTTATGGGACGTGACCTCGATCTACGTGTCTCGTCCGTCCCGTCGAACCACGGGGAGTCGATCGTGATGCGGATCCTCGACAAGGAGGGGCTGGCGCTCGGACTCCCCAAACTTGGATTCTTTTCCGATGACCAACAAACGTTTGAGCGGTTGATCGGCCTGTCCGACGGCATCATCCTCGTAACGGGTCCGACGGGATCTGGCAAGACGACCACGCTGTATGCCTGCTTGAACCATATCAACAAACCCGACCGGAAGATCATCACGGTTGAGGATCCCGTCGAGTATCAGATCGCTGGCATCAACCAAGTTCATGTTCGCGCCGATATCGGCCTGACATTCGCGGCGGCGCTCCGGTCGATTTTGCGCCAGGCGCCGAATATCATCATGATCGGTGAGATTCGTGACCTGGAAACCGCCGAGATCGCGGTCAATGCCTCGCTTACCGGGCATTTGGTGTTTTCAACGCTGCATACCAACGATGCGCCGAGCGCGGTGACCCGCCTGATCGACATCGGCGTGAAACCCTTTCTGGTGGCGTCCTCGACCCGCGCGATCATGGCGCAACGCCTTGTGCGCCGGATTTGCGAGCGCTGCAAGGAGCCGGTTCGCCCGACGGACGCTGAATTGCGCGCTCTGGGCGCGCTCGCCGGCGAGGTCTCGGCCGCCCAACTGTTCCGCGGCCGGGGTTGCCCGGAATGCAACTACACCGGGTACCGAGGCCGCCTCGGCATCTTCGAAATTTTTGTGATCACGGACGAGATACGCCATATGATCTACGAGCGCGTCTCCGCGTCGCAATTGCGCGCCCGCGCCCGACAGTTGGGCATGCGCACGCTGCGGGAGGACGGAATCCGGAAGGTGGTTGCGGGATTGACGACGCTCGAGGAAGTGATCCGGGCGACGATGGGAGATTCGAATTGA
- a CDS encoding type IV pilus twitching motility protein PilT, whose protein sequence is MRMADLLDLVIEEGASDLHVGVGLPPVLRLHGRLHPIDTEPLEPADTERLMASITPPEHVKRLQEMGGADFGFGHGDKGRFRVSVFRQKGAVGIVLRLIPSRLLTLEEIGLPPGIRDLLYKPRGLILVTGPTGSGKTTTLASMLNVINETRDVHIITIEDPIEYYHPHKRSVITQREVGVDVPSFGEALKRALRQDPDVILVGEMRDLETIQAAITAAETGHLVFATLHTTGAARTVDRIVDAFPMEQQNQVRTQLAASLEAVISQLLLIRKDRPGRVAAFEIMVATPAIRALIRDNKTYRITSDIQTGAKYGMMTLDDHLVSLYEQGIIDYEEVVTSAQDIESVMQKIQPKGRR, encoded by the coding sequence ATACGCATGGCCGACCTGCTCGACCTCGTGATCGAGGAAGGAGCTTCGGATCTTCACGTAGGCGTCGGGCTGCCGCCGGTACTGCGCCTGCATGGGCGGCTGCATCCGATCGACACCGAGCCGCTCGAGCCCGCCGACACCGAGAGACTGATGGCCTCGATCACGCCCCCCGAGCACGTGAAGCGGCTGCAGGAGATGGGCGGTGCGGATTTCGGCTTCGGCCATGGCGACAAGGGTCGATTTCGCGTGAGCGTGTTCCGTCAGAAAGGCGCGGTCGGCATCGTGTTGCGGCTGATCCCATCCCGCCTACTCACGCTCGAGGAAATCGGCCTGCCCCCGGGCATCCGGGATCTTCTCTACAAGCCGCGCGGTCTGATCCTCGTCACCGGTCCCACGGGATCTGGAAAAACCACCACGCTCGCCAGCATGCTGAACGTCATCAACGAAACTCGGGACGTTCACATCATTACAATCGAGGACCCCATCGAGTATTACCACCCGCACAAGCGGAGTGTGATCACGCAGCGCGAGGTCGGCGTGGACGTGCCGAGCTTTGGCGAGGCGTTGAAGCGGGCGTTGAGGCAGGACCCCGATGTGATTCTCGTCGGCGAAATGCGGGATCTCGAAACGATTCAGGCGGCCATCACGGCTGCGGAAACGGGGCATCTCGTTTTCGCCACGCTTCATACGACGGGCGCCGCTCGCACGGTGGACCGCATCGTGGACGCTTTCCCCATGGAGCAGCAAAACCAGGTGCGCACGCAACTGGCGGCAAGTCTCGAGGCCGTGATCTCGCAGTTGCTGCTCATTCGCAAGGACCGGCCGGGCCGCGTGGCCGCGTTCGAAATCATGGTGGCCACGCCCGCCATCCGGGCGCTGATCCGCGACAACAAGACCTATCGCATCACGTCCGACATCCAGACCGGCGCCAAGTATGGCATGATGACTCTGGACGATCACCTTGTCAGCCTCTACGAGCAGGGAATCATCGACTACGAGGAAGTGGTGACCAGCGCGCAAGACATCGAATCGGTCATGCAGAAAATCCAGCCGAAAGGCCGCCGATAG
- the gspE gene encoding type II secretion system ATPase GspE, with protein sequence MSDVEFRDPLLQQLVDDGLVTREQAQEVFDEHERTGKPVRQVLLDMQVVEEPVLLQAIATHLGTRVVDLSRTEISPYVLKAIPSSIARMYSVVPVEADAHSVTLATFDLINPEVVDELNFVLTRDVSFVVASETDIRAFLNQHYGDAGESINEMLSALESELEHVGEQSIQVKGGDEIAEIQEMANQAPVVRFVNLVLFQAVKDRASDIHFEPFENEFRIRYRVDGALYEMAPPPKHLALPVISRLKVISGLNIAERRLPQDGRIQLPVAGRTIDFRVSTLPTQFGESVVLRVLDRSSVQLELQNLGMPEDVFNAFTADIEKPNGIVIVTGPTGSGKTTTLYAALRKLNTIDSKLLTAEEPVEYDIEGIIQIPINEAIGLTFARVLRAFLRQDPDIIMVGEIRDKETAEIAIQASLTGHLVFSTLHTNDAPGAVTRLIDMGVEPFLISSTLEGVLAQRLVRTICQDCKTPYQPDKDVLELLGLRPDQVEDRPFYHGAGCVKCNQTGYRGRRGIYEYLRVTDPIRDLINERKPTIVIRDKAMELGMRTLRQDGIRCILDGYTTVEEVLKYT encoded by the coding sequence ATGTCAGACGTGGAATTTCGAGATCCTCTTCTGCAGCAGCTCGTGGACGACGGGCTGGTGACACGGGAACAGGCCCAGGAGGTCTTCGACGAGCACGAACGCACGGGCAAACCGGTCCGGCAGGTGCTGCTTGATATGCAGGTCGTGGAGGAGCCGGTCCTGTTGCAGGCGATCGCCACGCACTTGGGTACGCGTGTCGTGGACCTGAGCAGAACCGAAATCAGCCCGTATGTGCTGAAGGCAATTCCCTCGAGTATCGCCCGAATGTACAGCGTTGTGCCCGTAGAAGCGGATGCTCATTCGGTGACGCTGGCGACCTTTGATTTGATCAACCCCGAGGTCGTGGATGAGCTGAATTTCGTCCTCACACGGGATGTTTCGTTCGTCGTGGCCTCGGAGACAGACATCCGCGCGTTTCTGAACCAGCACTACGGCGATGCCGGCGAATCCATCAATGAGATGCTATCAGCGCTCGAAAGCGAGCTGGAGCACGTCGGGGAACAATCCATTCAGGTCAAGGGCGGGGATGAGATTGCCGAAATCCAGGAGATGGCAAACCAGGCGCCGGTTGTGCGTTTCGTCAATCTGGTCCTGTTCCAGGCGGTCAAGGATCGTGCGTCCGACATCCATTTTGAGCCGTTTGAAAACGAATTCCGAATCCGCTACCGGGTCGATGGGGCCCTTTACGAAATGGCGCCGCCCCCCAAACACCTTGCGCTGCCCGTGATCTCGCGCCTGAAGGTCATTTCCGGGCTGAACATCGCGGAGCGCCGCCTGCCGCAGGATGGGCGCATTCAGCTACCCGTCGCCGGCCGTACGATCGATTTTCGCGTGTCAACCCTACCGACGCAGTTCGGCGAAAGTGTGGTGCTGCGCGTCCTCGACCGAAGCTCGGTTCAACTGGAGCTGCAAAACCTCGGCATGCCGGAGGATGTGTTCAACGCGTTCACGGCGGACATCGAGAAACCCAACGGAATCGTGATTGTCACCGGTCCGACAGGTTCGGGGAAGACCACGACGCTGTATGCCGCCCTCCGCAAACTGAACACGATCGACAGCAAGCTCCTGACGGCGGAGGAGCCGGTGGAATACGACATCGAGGGCATCATCCAGATCCCGATCAACGAGGCGATCGGTCTGACGTTTGCCCGCGTCCTTCGCGCATTCCTGCGTCAGGACCCCGACATCATCATGGTTGGCGAGATCCGCGACAAGGAAACCGCCGAGATCGCAATTCAGGCCTCCCTGACGGGTCACCTTGTATTTTCGACGCTTCACACCAATGACGCGCCCGGCGCGGTCACCCGGTTGATCGACATGGGCGTCGAACCGTTTTTGATTTCATCGACGCTCGAAGGCGTTCTAGCCCAACGTCTGGTGAGGACGATCTGCCAGGATTGCAAGACCCCTTACCAGCCGGACAAGGACGTGCTTGAGTTGCTGGGTCTGCGGCCGGACCAGGTTGAGGACCGGCCGTTCTATCACGGTGCCGGTTGCGTAAAATGTAACCAGACCGGTTATCGGGGTCGCCGCGGCATTTATGAGTACCTGCGGGTGACGGATCCGATCCGCGATTTGATCAACGAAAGGAAGCCCACGATCGTTATCCGGGACAAAGCCATGGAACTGGGCATGCGGACCCTGCGGCAGGACGGCATCCGATGCATTCTGGACGGTTACACCACTGTAGAAGAGGTGCTGAAATACACGTAG